The Pseudanabaena sp. ABRG5-3 genome includes the window CCTGTGAGTCCCAAACCCAAATCGGGCTGAATATCTGTGCTTCCCGATGGGCAAAAACTGCCAATTTCTTGCGATCGCTAATTTATGAAGAGATCTATAGTCGCCAATCCGAGACAGGTCGAAAGCAACTTAAATTAATTGAACAAAATTGGACTGCCTATCGAGAGAGCCATTGCCAAGAATTGACCGCTCCATTTCGGAAGGGTTCGATTTATCCGCTACTCTACCTCAGTTGTCAGGCAAGAGTTACCAATGATCGTATTGCCGACTTACAGGGTACAAATAACTCGCAACTTACGCCAGATGTAACTGCTCAAAGGCTGTATACAATTTTGAAGCAGGAAAAGTTGCAGAATTCTGCTGGGCAACGCCAATGGCAAATCTATCAAGGACAGCACTGTCAGTTTGAATCATTACGGTTTAGTGAAGAATCGCAAACTGCAAGACAATGTCGCGATCGCCTAGCCGAGAGTCGCTTAAGGGAACTAGAAGCATTGGTGCGAATTCGCTAATGTGGAAGCGCACCCCTTTGGGGTGCGCTTCCACAAAAACTATTGCCTAGACTTTAGGTACTCTATTTTCCCAAGCTAGGATGATTGCCGTACCAAGGACATAGGCAAGAATATCTTTCCAATCAAAGGTTGTGCCTAAAATAATCGCTAAAACCTTGTACTGTCTCCATCCTAACTTATCGATGAGATTGAGATACTGCAATCCTTCAACAAAACAGGCAAATACTAAAACCGATAGAGCCGCCACATTTGCCTTGATTTTCCAAAAGGTTCTCACAAAGCTGTAAATGAGAATAACCACTAACACATCGCCAACAAAGGGACGAATAAATTGATCATCGAAAAAAACTGCGATCGCAACTTCTATGAGAAAGAGTAAAATCGTCAAATAGAAATACTGGCGATTGAAAGTAAGTTTATTGGTAATCATTTTTAGGTAAAGATTGCGCCGCCTTGTAGGCGCTGATAATGCATTTCAAATTCGGCTTTAAGGGCAGGGAAATGCTCTAAGGTGGGATCTTTTTTAATAATGCGTTCGGCGGCTTCACGGGCAATTTGGAAAATCTCTTGACGGGCTGCCTCATCGGGCAAGCGATCCTCAATGGAGAAGCCTGCATGACCTGATTGTTCTGTCCCTTCGTCCTTGCCCTTACCGCGCATCTGGAAATCTCGTTCAGCAATAAAAAAGCCATCCTGCGATTGTTCGAGAACCTGTAAACGCTCTTGGGCGGTTTGTGATTTGGAACTGCTCAGTAAGAGGCAATAGGATTGGGATGCGCCCCGTCCGACTCTGCCCCGCAACTGGTGTAACTGCGCTAGACCGAAGCGATCAGCATGTTCGATTAACATTACGGAAGCATTAGGAATATCGACCCCAACTTCTACAACGGTTGTGGCAACTAGAATTTGGGTTTCACCTCGACGGAATGTGCTAATCGCTTCATCCTTTTCCGTAGAAGACATTTGACCATGCAGCAAGCCAATTTGGAAGTGCGGGAAAACTACATTCTGTAAATGTTCGCGTTCCTGTGTCGCTGCCTTAATATCTTCCATTTTCTCCGACTCTTCCACTAGAGGCAGCACGATATAAACCTGCCTTCCTTGAGCGATTTCACGCTTAATCAGATCATAGGCATCTTTACGCTGTGAAGGCTTGAGCAGCACAGTTTGAATTGGTTTACGGCCAGGAGGAAGTTCATCAATGACGCTAACTTCGATTTCGGAATTAGTGAGATAAAGAGTACGTGGAATCGGTGTCGCGGTCATGATCAACACATGGGGATCATTGCCCTTTTGCAAAAGGCGCGATCGCTGATCTCTACCAAAACGATGCTGCTCATCAATAACCGCTAAACCCAATCGCGCAAAATTGACCCCATCTTGAATCAAAGCATGGGTTCCTATGACCAGAGGTAATTCACCCGTTTCCAATTGCCGTAAAATCTCGCGTCGCTTGGCAGTTTTTGTGGAACCCGTGAGAATTTCCACTGGCAAATTTAGCTGCATAAACCATTCCACAATCTTGCGATAATGTTGCTCCGTGAGAACCTCCGTAGGAGCCATCAGCGCTGTCTGATAACCTGCCTCGATCGCTGTTAACAGGGCATATACCGCCACAATCGTTTTACCTGAGCCGACATCCCCTTGTACTAAGCGGTTCATCGGTGTTTGACCTTGCAGATCGGCACGAATTTCGGTGACAACTCGCTTTTGAGCCTTGGTTAACTCAAAGGGGAGAATTTTTTCGAGCTGGGCGATCGCATTACTCTGGGGCACAAAATGAATCGCCTTTTGCTGTTGTCGTCGATAGAGGGACACAAGGCGACGATAAAAATATTTATCAAAGGTTAGGCGAATTACGGCTTGCTCCAGCATTTCGCTCGTATCTGGGTAATGCACTTGGGCGATCGCCTCTGATAGGGGCATCATTTGATAATCACGCAAAAAGCGATCGGGCATCGGATCGGCAATTTGGGATACTGCGGGTAAACATTGAGCAACAAGGCGACGGATGGCTTCGGGGGTAATTCCTTCCGTAAGCGGATAGACTGGCACTACGCGCCCAACGGTTTTCGATTGAATTGTATCTTGAGTATGTTCGAGGACTTCTACCTCATAATTCTCTAGGGTCAAGCCATATTTGCTCTGTTTGACCACTCCCGAAGCTGCGATCGTGCAGCCTTGAGGATAGAGCTTTTTCTGGGTTTCTTGCCAACCGCGATTGGCATAACGTTTACCTGTCCAGAAGCGACTTAATTTGATTTGTCCCGTATGATCACGCAGAATAATTTCCACAATTGTGAGATTGGGATTTTTGGGACTGGTAAAGCAGCCAAATTTTTTAATCGTCCCGATGACCGTAACCGTATCCCCATCCTTTAGTTCACGAATGGGAATTTGCCGCGCATAGTCAATATGATCCCGTGGATAGTAACTCAGCACATCACGCACGGTATACAAATCAAGTAGCTTAAATCTCGCCGCCATAAATGAACCAACACCCTCGACATCTTTTAGTTCAGTTTCAGGAGTCAGTTTTTTAATGGTTTTAGGTTCCGTCGTTGCGATTGCAGCCGTTTTGGGTTTCTTCTGCTTCGGTGCTGCATTAGTTTCCGCCAGTTCGCGACGACGCACTTCATAGAGCAGGCGGCGCGTCTCAGCGATGAGATGCTGACGGCGACCTATAGGCAAATCACCATATTGAGCATATTGATTAGCAAGGGTTTGGGCTTGTAAGCGATCGCTCATTTCCCAATCTTCGGGCAAATCCTCTTGCAAGCTCGCCTTCAAAAAATCCGCAAACAAAAATTGCTTTCCCTGCAAATTAGAAAAGCCTCTCTCTGCCTCGACACTCAAGGCTTGTTGTAAACGATTGATATCAAGTGGCACAAGCTAGATTTTAGGCGATGTTTTTCTGCTCATTGTCGTTAATCTTTATATTGCCATATATATTACTTTGCAATTCCATTAGCGATCACGCTAAATATTCATCCGTGCGGATTCAAAAAAATGGTTGAAGTACTTTAGCAGATAGTTCATAGACTCAATAGTAAATCTAGATTTTGGCTTTGTTTCTGGGTTTAGTACATACATATAAATTTCTGTATTGCAACGATCATCAGATTGGCAGATTCGCTTAAAACTTACGAAATGAAAATTTATGCTCTACAAATTGGCTATTTAGGTTATGATCGGTAACTGTCGCGAATTGTATTAAATTTTTAGACTTTTACCTCTACATCACCTGATAGAACCGCAATGGCTAAGAAAAGCATGATCGAGCGCGAAAAAAAGCGCGCTAAGTTAGTTGAAAAGTATGCAGCTAAGCTCGAAGCACTCAAAGAAAAGTTTGCCAGTCCTGAACTGACACAACAACAAAAAGTTGCTGTGCATCGTGAAATTCAACAAATTCCTCGTAACGCCAACCCTACTCGTCACCGCAACCGTTGCTGGGCGACTGGTCGTCCTCGTGGCTACTACAAAGATTTTGGCGTATGCCGCAACGTATTGCGTGAAATGGCTCACCAAGGCTTGTTACCTGGTGTAGTTAAATCTAGCTGGTAATTTGTTCATTAATTAACCCAAAAAAGATGCAGAGTAAATTGCTGCATCTTTTTTTATCTAAAAATTATAGCTATAGCCAAATAAGTTAAAACATGAAACCCAGAAGAGAGTGGCGGCGCTTTGCGCCGCCACTCTCTTCTGGGTTTATATCTTTATTCCTTTACAGGGATTGATTTAGAGAGAAATATTGGTTGAAATCCTGAACCCGAAATCACGTTTGGTTCAAATATGTTGCAAAAATCATCGACATTTCATACAGCGTTTTGCGCTGACTTGCAAACCAGATAAATTTTTGAAAGCGCGGCTTCACCGCACTTTCAAAAATTTATCTGTACTACTTTAAGCCATAATAATTAATACGCAAAAGAGGTAGTTCTTACACTACCTCTTTTGCGTATTAATTATTATGGCTATCACTATAGAACCTTAAAAGAGGAGAACTTATGAAACAATCATGACTCTGTTTAGACCGTCTAAGCTGCTAATAGATACTCAGAGGGCTGTTTTTGAGTATTAAATTGATTCATGCAGGTATCGAAACTAGAGAAAATACCAAACACTTGATCAATTCTAGAGATTTCAAATACAAGGCGTACAGATGGCTGTAAAGCACAGAGAACTAAGTTACTCTTGTGAGATTTCATTAGACGAAGAGATGCTAAGAGTTTTTGTAAACCAAGGCTATCGATAAATTCTACATTTTCCATATCAACAACCAAGACAGGAACCTCTTTGCTGCTCATCATTACATTAGCTGCAACCCAAGACTCAACTTTAGCTAATAGCTCAGAACCTGCAACACTATCAAACTTATCGCTTGTCAATTTAATAGTAAAAGCTTTATCGCTATTTAAACCATGATGGAAAGATAACTGGCTGATTTGAGTAATAGTATCCATTTTTCTTCCTTTCAATTTCTTTGAGAGAATATATAGTCCGTGTTCGATTACATTTCTTAGAGCAACATTCGCTGTTTGATAAACACTACAAACTGTTTTCTGTTTCTTGAACCTTATTATTCACTCTTTTCTAAATTGCGAAACACCTTAGAGATATATAAAAGTTAGTAAAAGGAAATCAAAAAGTTATATAAAGGTTAGTTTTTTCATTTTTCTGGTAACTTTATAAAAACTATGTATTTAAATATACCAAAACTAAGCTGTGAGACGCATACAACGGATTTACTGCTGACAGCTTAGCTAAAAACATAGGGTGATTAGACAATTTCGCCAAATAGGTCGTAATGATCAGCGGAGGTGATTTTGACAGAAAACATCGAGCCAAGCGTTGCCTTGCCTAGAGGATCGCTGACATAGACTACACCATCAACATCTGGTGCAAATCTTGCCGATCGCCCTATGAGTTCGCCAGTATCAGGATTTTCCTGCTCGATCAACACATCAACAGTTTTGCCAATTTCCAACTGGTTTTTCTTGAAAGAAATCTCTTGCTGGGCTGCCATGATGCGATCGCGACGTTCTTGTTTTACTTCTTCAGGTAATTGATCAGGCAGATCGAAGGCAGGAGTTCCTTCTTCGGCAGAGAAAGTAAATACGCCCACATGATCAAACTCATGGCGCTTCACAAATTCTAATAAATGCTCGAACTGTTCCTCAGTTTCCCCAGGGAAACCGACAATGAAAGTAGTACGGGTGACTGCGTTGGGAAGAGATGCCTTGATCTGCTCCATGATCTTGTCATTAACTCGCCCCTGCCAAGGACGATTCATCGCTCTCAATACATCAGGATGAGAATGCTGCAAAGGCAAATCTAAGTAAGGAACTACATTAGGTGTGGCTTTCATCGCATTGATCACCTTGGGAGTCAAGCCTGTGGGGTAGGCGTAGTGCATTCTCACCCAAGGTACATCCACTTGCCCAAGGGCAGTTAGTAGCTCGGCAAGCTGAGGCTGACCATAAATATCTTGACCATAATTGGTAGTGATTTGTGAGATGAGAATTATCTCTTTTACGCCTTCAGAGGCAAGGCGATCGCATTCGGTCACAATTGATTCAATAGAGCGCGATCGCTGATCTCCACGTAAATGGGGAATGATACAAAAGGCACAGCGATAATCACAACCTTCAGCAACCCGCACATAGGCTACAGCTTCATTAGTAGTGCGATAGCGAGGGATGGTGTCATCAGCAATATAGGTAGGGACTTGCGTAACTTCTTTAACTCGTTCGCCTTGCTCGGCACGTTCAATTACATCGACAATTTTTTGATAGTCGCCTGTACCAACGAGAGCCACCGCTTCAGGAATTTCATCGAGTAATTCCTGTTGAAAATGTTGAGCCATGCAGCCCGCAATTACAATACGTTTGCCCATTTCTGCTAGTTCTACTAAAGTTCGCACCGATTCCCGACGGGCATCTTCGATAAAACTACAGGTATTAACAATCACATAGTCGGCTAATTCTTCGTTGCTATCTACCTGATAGCCAGCCTGCACTAGTAATCCCAGCATGTGTTCAGTATCGACACGGTTCTTTTCACAACCCAAATGGGAGAAAGCGATCGTGGGCTTGATCGTGGGTTTGACAGTAGGAACCAGATTGACCATATTTGTAATGACTTTTAATGAGGCAGTTTGCCGTAATGCACAATATTCCAGACATCCTAGCTTAACAAAACTTTAGGCGATGCGATCGCTGTAATTAAAATTCTGGTTCTTCGGCATTGTTTTTAGGATTACTCTTGTTGATTCGCTCAGCACAACTTTTAGAGGTTATTTGGACTAATTTAGCGGTAGGTCCTAAAGTAGCATCCTGATAAAGGCGATCGTATTCTCTCTGGTAATGTGCAGCTACAGTTGGATTTTGAATGGCAATCAAAGCCTCATCATTGACATGGTTAGCAGCACTAGTCCAGTTATGGGAACCCGTCAAAATCAAACTGCGATCAAGAATAGCGAACTTATGATGGAGAGTATCTCCAGACGGTAAATTAGGAATACCAACGGTTTTGAGCGCTTGTTTCCATGCACTACTTTTGCCTGTTTTGCAGTCTTGAGTAGACTGTAAGCTCCACATATCAAGGGTAGATGAATAATCGCGATAGGCAAATTGTGGAGCAACTAAAGTACGAATTTGGACATTATCCCGTTGACGTTCCTCAAGAATTGTGGAAATAAAAGGATCGGAATACACAAATAACGCCATATCCACAGTTTGTTTAGTTCCTGCGATCGCCGTAGAAATCAGTCCACTGCTAGTTTGCTCCCTTGAAGTATCTTCAGGATCTGGGGAAAATTTAATACGGATTTGCGCTCCACCCACAATCAAATACTCAATTCTGCGAGAGGGCTTTTTTGAACCAAATAGGCTATCAGGTTTACCATTAGGTCCATCCCCCCACATGATATTAAATTCCTTTTGGAAATGCTTTGCGAACTCTTTACTTTCTACACGCAATAGGTTATTGGCATTTCCTCTTGTCTCTGGCTTAGTAAAGTCACCATGAATATCGCTCATTGTGAAATTGGCCGAGCCAAATATAACTACCTGATCATCAATCACTATAAATTTATGGTGCATTAATCCACTGCCCTTGGAGCCATCGGCAGTATCATCAATCCAAGGAATATTTGCTAGTTTAATTAACCTCAAGCCATCACGACTATCTAGCTCATCTTCGCTTAAGCGACCATCTTTGTTGATATCAGCAAATTTTTGAAATTCTTGGTAACGATCGCGATCGCGGGCATTCATCTTGGCAACTTGTTCTGGTGTAAATTCGCTCCATGCGCGACTGTAATTATTCTCAAGAATAAGCTTGACATTTACACCGCGTAATTTAGCGTCAACGATCGCTTTAGCGATATTCGGTAAACGGAGTTCTTGGACGGCAATATTTAAAGTAGCCTTTGCTTTGTTGATGTTATCAACGATGATTCTTTCAAGATTGTCACCGAGCCGTTCAATGTTGCGGTAGGGATCGGTGTATCGAGAGGCCTGATTTTGATTAAAAAATACTTGGATACTAGAGTTCTGTGGCAAGGTAGGCACTATGCCAGACTGAGACTGACAAGCATTTGCGGTGAGCGTAGTCAGTACAATTACAGTACAAAACAGAATGCCATAAACTATCTGGCGATATCGCGATCGCAGTTGATAATGTAGGCGGGAGTAGGCTGAAAACCCCATACATGCAAGACTTCAAATTTTGCAACTCTAGTCTACAGCCTTACCAATTAAATCTAAGTCACTATTCACTAATTTATTTGCTAAAAATTTATTTGCTAAATACTTATCCCAAATATTGCACCTAAGTATTGCACTTGAAGATTTAGCAAACTTGTTGGACTCTACCTTGATCAATTGCCTGCATCAGATATTCCAATGCTTCATAATCAGGATCAGTAATATAGCCCTGTTGCGAAAGTTCTTGATTAATCAGGTTTTCGAGTTCAGGTGTAAGCCGCTTGACAAGGAGAGCGCGGTTAACAAGATTTCTAATGGTACTTTTGTTATTCATGGCTTTAAAAGGGGTACTAGACGTAAGATTTCTACATTAATTAGCTTGCTCTAAAATCTCAAATATAGATGTGACTCGCATCTCTGCCTCTATGTGATTGCTATCAGGAAGTTAATAGCTTCATATCTCTGTACTTCTGTGATCTTCGTCACAAAAAAGAGAGCAAGTACCTCACAAGGTCTTTACTCTCTTTTTGAAATTAAATGGGGTGTTTTTGTTCCCCTAATTACTCAATAGCTCTATAAATTTCGCTCAGGACATAAAAAATGTGTAAGTAGCTGGACGCAATTAAATATAAAACCCCAAAAGCTGTGGCGCACGCTGCGCGTGCGCCACAGCTTTTGGTTCTATTTTTTAATTATGCCTAGCTAATTAGTGTGAAGCGTCATCATTCTTTTTTGAATTTTTAAACAGACTCTCTAAGCAAACTCTCTAGGCATAAATTTTTTACTCCAGCGCATATCTAGATCAAACTCTACTTCCTTCAGAGAGGGAGATTTTGGCAATTGACTGGATACTTTGCGGTTGCCTATGGCTTGTCTGAGTTGAAGTTGAGGATCTACAGGCAACTGCCTCAGAAACGATGAAGATATAAAATTCATGATTGGCTGCTTTGAAATCGATAACAGCAAAATCAATCTGTAGTCTTTACTACATTATTTGATGATGTAGGCATATCATAACACAGCGATTTTTTCAATCAAATTTCCATCAGCTAATTTCAGCGATGCTAATTGCTTGTTCAAATCGCAATAATTCTAGGGAGCGATCGCCATAGATCGATTCAATATGTTCTTCGCAACAGGCGATCGCAAATTCATCAAGGTCTTCTGGTTGCACCCCAAACATATCGTAAAAAGTATCGGCTTCCACGCGACAGAAGCGCGGACGGGTTGCGTAAATTGAGCATTTACGATTAAGGCGATCGAAGTTAATACACCAGCCATCAATACCAACCATACTCAAATATTGTTGTAATTCTTCGGGGGTGAGGTAATCAGCGAGATCAGGGCGATCGCTAGGATCAAGATTACAACAAGCACCACAACCGCTAATACATTGCCAAGTTGCCATTTTGTATTTTTTATTTGTCTGACTCAATATATCAATCATGTAGCATCGTAATAACTAACGTCAGTTCGGGTTAAGCTGGCAAATTTTAAAAGCCCAAAAGTAAAAGCCTTGCTATGCAAGGCTTTTACTTTTGGGCTTTGAGAGAGGGTTTGCATAGCAAACTTTCTCTCAAAGCCCGTTTCAAATTATCCTGAACTCGCCTTAACTAAAACGGCGATTTGCACTGCCATAGCTATACAAAGTAATCACGAAATCTGTAGAAAAGACGGCGCAAAGCGCCGCCTTTTCTACAAAAAGTAATCACGAATTAATTTATTGACAACTTCTGGACACTCATCGTGGGGGCAATGTCCTGCATTGATGTAATGCTCAGTTAGAGATGGATAAAACTCACGGAATTTTGCACCCCTCACACGGGAATTCATCCAAGGATCGCCTTCGCCCCAAATAACTAACAAGGGACAGGTCATTGCTGTTAATAGCTGATCGACTTTTTTGCCTTGGGGGGTAGTAAAAACAGAGGCAAATACCTGTGCTGCCCCTTCATCGCAGGAGGGGCGATAAATTTCCTCGACTAGTTGATCAGTTACAGCCGATTGATCTAAATATACTTTTTGCAAAGTGCTACGAATTCGCGATTTTTGGCGCACAAAAGCAAATAGCAATCGATTTGCCCAAGGTTGCCGCAAAATGCCTTGTAAAGTTTGACCAATTGCTTTTTGAATGGGGTTGACTTTTTTGGAACCCAGAGGATTAGTATCAGTGAAAGGTCCTGCACTATTGAGCAATACAATTCCCGCAACGGATTGGGGATAGTCAGCCGCCACACATAAAGATGAGTAACCACCAAGAGAATTGCCTGCAATTATCGTCGGACGTTGAATTTTAGTATTGATAAAATCATGAAGCTGATCACGCCAAAGATCGCCGCTATATTGCCATGCAGGTTTTTGCG containing:
- a CDS encoding lysozyme inhibitor LprI family protein — translated: MNIILNSLSSSLTLALGLSYFAIAPVAAETIAQSQIFGVAAPACESQTQIGLNICASRWAKTANFLRSLIYEEIYSRQSETGRKQLKLIEQNWTAYRESHCQELTAPFRKGSIYPLLYLSCQARVTNDRIADLQGTNNSQLTPDVTAQRLYTILKQEKLQNSAGQRQWQIYQGQHCQFESLRFSEESQTARQCRDRLAESRLRELEALVRIR
- a CDS encoding DUF2809 domain-containing protein; this translates as MITNKLTFNRQYFYLTILLFLIEVAIAVFFDDQFIRPFVGDVLVVILIYSFVRTFWKIKANVAALSVLVFACFVEGLQYLNLIDKLGWRQYKVLAIILGTTFDWKDILAYVLGTAIILAWENRVPKV
- the recG gene encoding ATP-dependent DNA helicase RecG, producing MPLDINRLQQALSVEAERGFSNLQGKQFLFADFLKASLQEDLPEDWEMSDRLQAQTLANQYAQYGDLPIGRRQHLIAETRRLLYEVRRRELAETNAAPKQKKPKTAAIATTEPKTIKKLTPETELKDVEGVGSFMAARFKLLDLYTVRDVLSYYPRDHIDYARQIPIRELKDGDTVTVIGTIKKFGCFTSPKNPNLTIVEIILRDHTGQIKLSRFWTGKRYANRGWQETQKKLYPQGCTIAASGVVKQSKYGLTLENYEVEVLEHTQDTIQSKTVGRVVPVYPLTEGITPEAIRRLVAQCLPAVSQIADPMPDRFLRDYQMMPLSEAIAQVHYPDTSEMLEQAVIRLTFDKYFYRRLVSLYRRQQQKAIHFVPQSNAIAQLEKILPFELTKAQKRVVTEIRADLQGQTPMNRLVQGDVGSGKTIVAVYALLTAIEAGYQTALMAPTEVLTEQHYRKIVEWFMQLNLPVEILTGSTKTAKRREILRQLETGELPLVIGTHALIQDGVNFARLGLAVIDEQHRFGRDQRSRLLQKGNDPHVLIMTATPIPRTLYLTNSEIEVSVIDELPPGRKPIQTVLLKPSQRKDAYDLIKREIAQGRQVYIVLPLVEESEKMEDIKAATQEREHLQNVVFPHFQIGLLHGQMSSTEKDEAISTFRRGETQILVATTVVEVGVDIPNASVMLIEHADRFGLAQLHQLRGRVGRGASQSYCLLLSSSKSQTAQERLQVLEQSQDGFFIAERDFQMRGKGKDEGTEQSGHAGFSIEDRLPDEAARQEIFQIAREAAERIIKKDPTLEHFPALKAEFEMHYQRLQGGAIFT
- the rpsN gene encoding 30S ribosomal protein S14, coding for MAKKSMIEREKKRAKLVEKYAAKLEALKEKFASPELTQQQKVAVHREIQQIPRNANPTRHRNRCWATGRPRGYYKDFGVCRNVLREMAHQGLLPGVVKSSW
- a CDS encoding STAS domain-containing protein — protein: MDTITQISQLSFHHGLNSDKAFTIKLTSDKFDSVAGSELLAKVESWVAANVMMSSKEVPVLVVDMENVEFIDSLGLQKLLASLRLMKSHKSNLVLCALQPSVRLVFEISRIDQVFGIFSSFDTCMNQFNTQKQPSEYLLAA
- the rimO gene encoding 30S ribosomal protein S12 methylthiotransferase RimO translates to MVNLVPTVKPTIKPTIAFSHLGCEKNRVDTEHMLGLLVQAGYQVDSNEELADYVIVNTCSFIEDARRESVRTLVELAEMGKRIVIAGCMAQHFQQELLDEIPEAVALVGTGDYQKIVDVIERAEQGERVKEVTQVPTYIADDTIPRYRTTNEAVAYVRVAEGCDYRCAFCIIPHLRGDQRSRSIESIVTECDRLASEGVKEIILISQITTNYGQDIYGQPQLAELLTALGQVDVPWVRMHYAYPTGLTPKVINAMKATPNVVPYLDLPLQHSHPDVLRAMNRPWQGRVNDKIMEQIKASLPNAVTRTTFIVGFPGETEEQFEHLLEFVKRHEFDHVGVFTFSAEEGTPAFDLPDQLPEEVKQERRDRIMAAQQEISFKKNQLEIGKTVDVLIEQENPDTGELIGRSARFAPDVDGVVYVSDPLGKATLGSMFSVKITSADHYDLFGEIV
- a CDS encoding phospholipase D-like domain-containing protein, which produces MGFSAYSRLHYQLRSRYRQIVYGILFCTVIVLTTLTANACQSQSGIVPTLPQNSSIQVFFNQNQASRYTDPYRNIERLGDNLERIIVDNINKAKATLNIAVQELRLPNIAKAIVDAKLRGVNVKLILENNYSRAWSEFTPEQVAKMNARDRDRYQEFQKFADINKDGRLSEDELDSRDGLRLIKLANIPWIDDTADGSKGSGLMHHKFIVIDDQVVIFGSANFTMSDIHGDFTKPETRGNANNLLRVESKEFAKHFQKEFNIMWGDGPNGKPDSLFGSKKPSRRIEYLIVGGAQIRIKFSPDPEDTSREQTSSGLISTAIAGTKQTVDMALFVYSDPFISTILEERQRDNVQIRTLVAPQFAYRDYSSTLDMWSLQSTQDCKTGKSSAWKQALKTVGIPNLPSGDTLHHKFAILDRSLILTGSHNWTSAANHVNDEALIAIQNPTVAAHYQREYDRLYQDATLGPTAKLVQITSKSCAERINKSNPKNNAEEPEF
- a CDS encoding YkgJ family cysteine cluster protein — its product is MATWQCISGCGACCNLDPSDRPDLADYLTPEELQQYLSMVGIDGWCINFDRLNRKCSIYATRPRFCRVEADTFYDMFGVQPEDLDEFAIACCEEHIESIYGDRSLELLRFEQAISIAEIS
- a CDS encoding alpha/beta fold hydrolase — its product is MVSISTAPIAGEYWLWRDQKIYFVKAGDNLQRPPLLLVHGFGASTDHWRKNIAELSQDFEVYAIDLLGFGRSQKPAWQYSGDLWRDQLHDFINTKIQRPTIIAGNSLGGYSSLCVAADYPQSVAGIVLLNSAGPFTDTNPLGSKKVNPIQKAIGQTLQGILRQPWANRLLFAFVRQKSRIRSTLQKVYLDQSAVTDQLVEEIYRPSCDEGAAQVFASVFTTPQGKKVDQLLTAMTCPLLVIWGEGDPWMNSRVRGAKFREFYPSLTEHYINAGHCPHDECPEVVNKLIRDYFL